The genomic window aacatctcatctctagctagagCAGCTCCTATGAAGCTAGGTGTTCTGTGTTTTCTCATCTCCcaacccagctgctaactctgtacatgggccttatccatccatgtatggagtttgtttcacatgtttgggggattCCATTCAGACCACTATtttagagagggtggaatcaagtGCTTCATTGACTAACTCTCTCATATCACAGCAATGTTGCAGCTCTTACTATCTTCCACTgttattttcacactaactgctcctctgatatGCTAACTGCAAACATCTCTTCCAGCAACCTGGcagcacaagactcttctttttctcatccttatctgtccacctctctaatgcaggaatTAACCTGTAATTTCAatgattcatcccttttttggtaaagtgtagaactccctgcctgcttcagtgtttcctccttcctgtgtctTGAACTCTTTGAAAAgctaggtttcaagacacttatcatctctgtttttattattttatctgatATCTCTATGagaactggcattaagtgggccctttctttttattaaagatttttgttgcccttggccagtggccctcttacacacacacacacacacacacacacacacacacacacacacacacacacacacacacacacacacacactacaattttttttccataactttatgatgaaacataaAATTTTTTTTCCGCAAAAAGTCACATCTTTATGAAATAGGGGGTACATCTTATGCAGAGGTGCATTTAATATGCTGGCAAATACAGTGTGTGctactaggtgaacaggggctacacattaagaggctcacccatttgcctcaTCGTGGCCAGGACTTAAACCCAGGACTTCTCAGTTATGAGCCaagcatgctaaccactacactacagtacacagtgtttgtgtgtgtgtatgtgtgtgtgtgtgtgtgtgtgtgtgtgtgtgtgtgtgtgtgtgtgtgtgtgtgtgtgtgtgtgtttgctttgcCCTTACATCTGGCAGTGCAGAAGTGCATCATcatcacatctaaaactgtctttgtgtgtgtgtgtgtgtgtgtgtgtgtgtgtgttttgttgttgttctcacaTCTGGCAGCGTGATGGTGCAGCCTCATTGCATCtaaaagtgtatgtgtgtgtgtgtgtgtgtgtgtgtgtgtgtgtgtgtgttttgttgtcacGTCTGGCAGCACAGTAGTGCAacaccatcacatctaaaactgtgtgtgtttgttttgtcctcacatctggaGTGATTTGATGGTGCTGTGTCGTCACATCCGCCACAGTAGTGAGACAtttcatttgtgttttttcACAATGTGGTGATGCCATTaccagctttcctctccccttctcttgcATGTGAGCTAAcatgttgttgtggttgataaATGGTCTATCCACATAAAGAAGTTGTGTGCTCAGATATGTGAACTGTACACAGAAATATGTATACAAAACATAGcatgtatgcatttatttttattatctgtgACACCAATGGTAGGAATGTATGACCCACGCAATACCAAAGCATGAAACTCAAGGAAATAATGTGCATTTCTGGAGGGTGAAAATTTAGGGCTCAGGACGAAACTTAAGGATCATGAAACTCAGAGGGTATTGTACTTGTAATATACAGGACATGAGCTAAACTTGCATGTGTCTGTGTCTGCATTTCTTTTCTCAATGCAGTCTCCTTGCTTCCATCACCTCTTCTGGTCTAATGTGGGTGTCTGTTTTTATGGGAAAAAATGTACAGTTAGGTTACTGCTTATGCATAATATTCATTTTGCTTCCAAGTCATACTGAAAAATGAGGAACTTAAAGCCAAATGTGGGGAAGGGCTGCAACAAGTCACAGAAAAGTTCGTAATGTGGAGCAGGGTAACACTAATATCAGGGGAGTGAGCACACTGCTGCTGCCATACAAAGCCATGTTAGTTTAGTGAGAAGGGCAGGCTGcagccactgctgctgccactgctgctgcagcCATCAACAGCGATATTAATAGTGAGTGTTCAAcagttgtgtgtgtgaacaatggctcagtgtgtttattttttgtgattgTCACTGTATGTACTGCGTACTTTGGGGGCCAAGAGCTCTTTAGGTGCATGAGTTTAAATCCTGTCCTTCATGAGGAGACACCATTCTGGGCCTGATAGATGAGAGAAActggacaaagaaaaaagtaaaaaaaaaaattgttttattcattataatttttatgtTTCATGAGCTCTTGTTTATCTATTACCTTCAATTATTTGCATAAAAATTTTGAATGCTATAGGTAGTCTGGAAATGCATGtatcttattttaatttttgaggAGCTTGTCTCAATCAGGTCAGAATCACAGTCATTTTCTGTCGTTACTTTCATTAAAACTCTAATGTGAATCACACTAAATTGGGCTGATAGCAGAACTGAAGCCTGGCATTAACAGAGACCTGACTGCTCTACCTTTCACTCACTGATATCCTCTGTCCTCCACACATGGACTGGTCATGCCATCAGGTTAAAACCCAGCTAACATGGAACTATTGGAAATTTACTGGCCCAGTACTGAATTTCCTGGAAATTAAACATTGGCACAATGCTTGCAAAACCTACCCCTAATATTTGACCATTATAAATCCCTTATCCATTTGCACCCAGGGCAGTTAATGGGATTGTATCAAATTTGTTAAGGACCAATGTCTGCATACCATTATAATTCCAATGTCTTGTACTGGCCAGATATTGGCACAacaccatttatttttattatggaATTGGAATTTCAAAACAATTTCAGTTATCCATACTTATTCCATTGTCCAGTATTAGACCTGTATTGGATGCATTCCTTGTTTTCAAATGTTAATTATGGCTTTCCATTAATTCCTGATAGACATACAATGTAGATACTACTGAAAAGCatgtttaattatatatataatggaacTTCAGTTACCAAAcatctcccttttcaaacaactcGGTTTtttaacaaaaaattttaactcataattgctttggttgcctTACCATAATTCAGCttttgaacaaagttacttgatttcaaatactaaaagatgtagcaaaagctgccatttattactaacttatagtttctttaaatatttccttaatttttatatatttggaagaGAGACATAGAgtataagacagtaattcagtctttgaaataagttaaatgtgatcctgttgaagacCCTTgaatcagaatcagaatcaGTGAGtggcaccagagagagagagagagaaagagagagagagagagagagagaggacacatgagagatttttttttcggggggggaGCTTCTGCAAAAAAAGTAGGAGAACAAAGATGGTGATGAatgcttgctgtgtgtgtgaggaggtgaCCAACAGGTCAAGATGAGTAGCATGTGGAAGGTGTATGAGATGGTACCATGTGACTTGTGTGGGCATGAAAGATGTAAACATGAAGTTGCTGAGTCACAAGAACATTACATTGTGTGGTAAATGCCTAGAACGAACTCAGGATGCATGTAACatagagatgatgaagaggagtgCAAGAAAAGCAGCAAGAAAAGCAGccaaacagaaaataagaagagtaaGAGTGACGCCAAGGCCAAGACCAGCCAGGAAGACAACTGCCAAGGACCAGCCAAAACCAACCAGCCTAAACGAGGAGAGGTGTAACAGGATGAAGATGGTAAGGAGGCACCCAATACAGATTATTGGGATAGTATGGTGCACTACACTCCTGTCCAAGTCAGGTGCTCCGTGCCTGGAATTGGGTGCACCAATATGCCTGGTGCCAGCATTAGGGACATCACAGAAAAAGTCAAGCAAGAGACTAAGAAGATGGAAGATGGCATGCTGATCGTCCAGGGTAGGGGAAACCAGCTGCAAGAAAATGGAGTGGATGCCACTGTGAAGGAGATAATGGATGCTGTGATGTCTGCAGAGAAGAAGACGAATGTAGCTGTGGTGGGAATTCTGAGACAGCCACAAGAAAGTATGGAGTATGAGAGGCTGAGAAGAGGAACAAACAAGAGACTGTGTGAAGAAAttgtgatgataaagatgaaatggATGACTGAGAAGAGTGGGAACATGAGCTTCCTAGACCTGGACAAGACCTTGGGCGAGGACCAGTTCTATGCCAGGGATGGAGTTCACCTTAATGCGGATAGCAATGCGAGGATGGGAGCGAGACTGCAAGAGTGGGTGAAGGCAAGGACGGTGTGCTGTGTGGACCTGATATGAAGAAGAGCAACTgaggatgaaaggaatggaagagaagtcACCAACCA from Scylla paramamosain isolate STU-SP2022 chromosome 40, ASM3559412v1, whole genome shotgun sequence includes these protein-coding regions:
- the LOC135092395 gene encoding uncharacterized protein LOC135092395, with product MVHYTPVQVRCSVPGIGCTNMPGASIRDITEKVKQETKKMEDGMLIVQGRGNQLQENGVDATVKEIMDAVMSAEKKTNVAVVGILRQPQESMEYERLRRGTNKRLCEEIVMIKMKWMTEKSGNMSFLDLDKTLGEDQFYARDGVHLNADSNARMGARLQEWVKARTVCCVDLI